One Papaver somniferum cultivar HN1 chromosome 10, ASM357369v1, whole genome shotgun sequence genomic window carries:
- the LOC113315540 gene encoding uncharacterized protein LOC113315540 encodes MVAHVKSCYGINIKYHHAYKGKEASHAEIYIDDVKSYTDLVWYVEAINATNPDSYIKFEYNKENKQFDRIFICFAACIRPMIYCDAAFLIRRFKGTLMAATGVNENQVPSDDIEGWEWFMENLQYCVDSRPITFITDRHEGLKQSIPKFFLNSYHSYCFYHLKNNLPIKKGHEKYKHVLDLFHKAAHCYNIAKYESALNEMCIIGYGWVSKDLPPAALVDELRIMIMRMSSERRELGRTYLDSLTPIYKELLKSHVDIGRPWNVTESGNDIYEVRSPSSHVVDLMQMTCTCQRWKVFEFPCAHAIAAITMKGAKILKYIQPYFGSNHFRNPYAHAIRPIPNYDRPEVYEPEDRVLPGIPRPPPGKPPKRRIRSAYEKERRPMKCLNCKKIGNHNKATCRLLLLE; translated from the exons ATGGTTGCTCATGTGAAGAGTTGTTACGGTATTAACATAAAATACCATCATGCTTATAAAGGGAAGGAAGCATCTCATGCGGAGATATACATCGATGATGTAAAAAGTTATACAGATCTTGTGTGGTATGTTGAAGCAATAAATGCTACCAATCCTGACAGCTATATTAAGTTTGAATATAATAAAGAGAATAAACAATTTGATAGGATTTTCATATGTTTTGCTGCATGTATTCGCCCTATGATTTACTGTGATGCAGCATTTCTCATTAGGAGATTCAAGGGAACATTGATGGCTGCCACTGGCGTGAATGAGAACCAAG TTCCTTCGGACGACATTGAAGGTTGGGAGTGGTTCATGGAAAACTTACAATATTGTGTCGACTCTCGTCCTATCACCTTTATTACTGATCGTCATGAAGGGCTGAAGCAAAGTATTCCTAAGTTTTTTCTTAACTCTTATCATAGTTACTGTTtttatcatttgaagaataacctCCCTATCAAGAAAGGACATGAGAAGTATAAACATGTACTGGATTTGTTCCATAAAGCTGCACACTGTTACAACATTGCAAAATATGAGTCTGCTTTGAATGAGATGTGTATTATTGGATATGGTTGGGTTTCCAA GGATTTGCCTCCAGCTGCTCTTGTTGATGAGCTCAGGATAATGATTATGAGGATGAGTTCAGAAAGGCGTGAGCTTGGTAGAACTTATCTAGATAGTTTGACTCCCATCTATAAAGAATTACTCAAGTCACATGTCGATATAGGTCGTCCATGGAATGTTACTGAGTCAGGTAATGACATATATGAGGTTCGCTCTCCCAGCTCTCATGTTGTTGATCTGATGCAGATGACGTGTACTTGCCAGAGATGGAAAGTGTTTGAGTTCCCTTGTGCTCACGCTATTGCTGCTATTACTATGAAGGGTGCTAAGATTTTGAAGTATATTCAGCCTTACTTTGGTTCAAATCATTTTCGGAATCCTTATGCTCATGCAATTCGACCCATTCCCAACTACGACAGGCCTGAAGTGTATGAACCTGAAGACAGAGTCCTTCCTGGTATTCCAAGGCCACCTCCAGGAAAACCACCAAAGAGGCGTATTCGCAGTGCTTATGAGAAGGAGAGGAGGCCTATGAAGTGCTTAAATTGCAAGAAGATTGGGAACCACAACAAAGCCACCTGTCGTTTATTACTGCTAGAGTAG